One window of Gemmatimonadaceae bacterium genomic DNA carries:
- a CDS encoding DUF6781 family protein yields the protein MQDQTGNTTGDGNDTVEFEAEVSSAVGAGDDVQELVKRLTLRAISAHSLDSASLGLIIRAVLRGARAGAQQELHQSAAQIEITRGRLTQAVAGLDAALAQFVAASTLALKEAAGRARQFSHEDLTRAYTDLGALEALFLDSLQRSASSGKDVAEEILADLAAHARIHGSAVGAQLKEALVVVGKQGYEAGRTQAGAGLHLAEATSDLLRQITAGVLSGLADRVKPSHRPASESD from the coding sequence ATGCAAGACCAAACAGGCAACACGACGGGCGACGGCAACGATACCGTCGAGTTCGAAGCTGAAGTGAGCAGCGCTGTCGGAGCGGGTGATGATGTGCAGGAATTGGTGAAGCGGCTCACCTTGCGCGCGATCAGCGCGCATTCGCTCGATAGCGCCTCCCTTGGGCTGATCATTCGTGCCGTGCTGCGCGGCGCGCGGGCGGGTGCGCAACAGGAGTTGCACCAGTCCGCCGCACAGATCGAAATCACGCGAGGACGTCTCACCCAGGCAGTCGCCGGGCTGGACGCGGCGTTGGCGCAGTTCGTCGCAGCGTCGACACTGGCGCTGAAAGAGGCAGCAGGCCGGGCTCGGCAATTTTCCCATGAGGATCTGACCCGCGCCTATACTGACTTGGGAGCCCTGGAGGCGCTGTTCCTGGACAGCCTGCAACGCTCGGCATCGAGTGGCAAGGATGTGGCGGAGGAAATTCTCGCCGACCTTGCAGCGCACGCGCGCATCCATGGTTCTGCCGTCGGAGCGCAGTTGAAGGAAGCCTTGGTCGTAGTCGGGAAGCAGGGCTACGAGGCGGGACGGACGCAGGCAGGGGCGGGTCTGCATCTGGCAGAAGCTACTTCCGACCTGTTGCGCCAAATCACTGCCGGCGTGCTCAGCGGACTGGCCGATCGCGTCAAGCCCTCCCACCGGCCTGCGAGCGAGAGCGACTGA